Proteins from a single region of Meles meles chromosome 10, mMelMel3.1 paternal haplotype, whole genome shotgun sequence:
- the GPR85 gene encoding probable G-protein coupled receptor 85, which translates to MANYSHAADNILQNLSPLTAFLKLTSLGFIIGVSVVGNLLISILLVKDKTLHRAPYYFLLDLCCSDILRSAICFPFVFNSVKNGSTWTYGTLTCKVIAFLGVLSCFHTAFMLFCISVTRYLAIAHHRFYTKRLTFWTCLAVICMVWTLSVAMAFPPVLDVGTYSFIREEDQCTFQHRSFRANDSLGFMLLLALILLATQLVYLKLIFFVHDRRKMKPVQFVAAVSQNWTFHGPGASGQAAANWLAGFGRGPTPPTLLGIRQNANTTGRRRLLVLDEFKMEKRISRMFYIMTFLFLTLWGPYLVACYWRVFARGPVVPGGFLTAAVWMSFAQAGINPFVCIFSNRELRRCFSTTLLYCRKSRLPREPYCVI; encoded by the coding sequence ATGGCGAACTATAGCCATGCAGCTGACAACATTTTGCAAAATCTCTCTCCTCTAACAGCCTTTCTGAAACTGACTTCCTTGGGTTTCATAATAGGAGTCAGCGTGGTGGGCAACCTTCTGATCTCCATTTTGCTAGTGAAAGATAAGACCTTGCATAGAGCACCTTACTACTTCCTGTTGGATCTTTGCTGTTCAGATATCCTCAGATCTGCAATTTGTTTCCCATTCGTATTCAACTCTGTCAAAAATGGCTCTACCTGGACTTATGGGACTCTGACTTGCAAAGTGATTGCCTTTCTGGGGGTTTTGTCGTGTTTCCACACTGCTTTCATGCTCTTCTGCATCAGCGTCACCAGATACTTAGCTATCGCCCATCACCGCTTCTATACAAAGAGGCTGACCTTTTGGACGTGTCTGGCTGTGATCTGCATGGTGTGGACTCTGTCTGTGGCCATGGCATTCCCCCCAGTTTTAGATGTGGGTACTTACTCATTCATTAGGGAGGAAGATCAATGTACCTTCCAACACCGCTCCTTCAGGGCTAATGATTCCTTAGGATTTATGCTGCTCCTTGCTCTCATCCTCCTAGCCACACAGCTTGTCTACCTCAAGCTGATATTTTTTGTCCACGACCGAAGGAAAATGAAGCCAGTCCAGTTTGTAGCAGCAGTAAGCCAGAACTGGACTTTTCATGGCCCTGGAGCCAGTGGCCAGGCAGCCGCCAATTGGCTAGCAGGATTTGGAAGGGGTCCCACACCACCCACCTTGCTGGGCATCCGGCAAAATGCAAACACCACGGGCAGAAGAAGGCTCTTGGTCCTAGATGAGttcaaaatggagaaaagaatcaGCAGAATGTTCTATATAATGACTTTTCTCTTCCTAACCTTGTGGGGCCCATACCTGGTGGCCTGTTATTGGAGAGTTTTTGCAAGAGGGCCTGTAGTACCAGGGGGATTTCTAACAGCCGCTGTCTGGATGAGTTTTGCCCAAGCAGGAATCAATCCTTTTGTCTGCATTTTCTCCAACAGGGAGCTGAGGCGCTGTTTCAGCACAACCCTCCTTTACTGCAGAAAATCCAGGTTACCAAGGGAACCTTACTGTGTTATATGA